Proteins from a genomic interval of Symmachiella macrocystis:
- the tatC gene encoding twin-arginine translocase subunit TatC — MSKDLFDESTMSFGEHLEALRTHLWKALIGLVIGVIASLAYSKPIIDMVRAPIDQALADYGQPVEDAPSKSFWETTKAYFGEETEEPTASPTQQVETDDAQVVSINVDALELQRGLHKSDPEHYPAPSDDAKSVMIQLAASISGLPKIVDNDQQLKPITINVQEAFFTYVKVAMISGLVLSSPWVFFQLWLFVAAGLYPHERKWVYRFLPMSLGLFLGGAAFCFFLVIPVVLEFLLSFNLWLGLLPQIRMSEWISFAVTLPLMFGISFQLPLVMLFMERISIFSADDYREKRRISVLVIAVLSMLLTPADPTSMMLMMIPLMVLYEFGIWLCGFKAPSASPYAEE, encoded by the coding sequence ATGTCCAAAGATCTCTTTGACGAAAGCACAATGAGTTTCGGCGAACACCTGGAGGCGCTCCGCACGCACCTCTGGAAGGCCCTCATCGGCCTGGTGATCGGCGTCATCGCCTCGTTAGCCTACAGCAAACCGATCATCGACATGGTCCGTGCCCCAATTGATCAGGCACTTGCGGATTACGGTCAACCGGTCGAGGACGCCCCCAGCAAGTCTTTCTGGGAAACCACCAAGGCCTACTTCGGAGAGGAGACCGAGGAACCTACGGCGTCTCCCACCCAACAAGTGGAAACCGACGATGCACAGGTGGTCTCTATCAACGTCGACGCGCTCGAGTTGCAGCGGGGACTGCACAAATCCGATCCCGAGCATTACCCAGCCCCGAGCGATGACGCTAAATCAGTGATGATTCAATTGGCAGCGTCGATCTCCGGTTTGCCAAAAATTGTCGACAACGACCAGCAACTCAAACCGATCACTATCAACGTCCAGGAAGCGTTCTTTACCTACGTCAAAGTCGCCATGATTTCCGGACTGGTCCTTTCCAGTCCGTGGGTCTTCTTTCAACTTTGGTTGTTCGTCGCCGCCGGTTTATATCCTCACGAACGCAAATGGGTCTATCGGTTTCTGCCGATGAGTTTAGGATTATTCCTAGGCGGGGCCGCCTTTTGCTTTTTCTTGGTCATCCCGGTCGTTTTGGAGTTCCTGCTGAGCTTCAACTTGTGGCTGGGACTGCTGCCTCAGATTCGCATGTCGGAGTGGATCAGCTTCGCTGTGACCTTGCCGTTGATGTTCGGCATCAGCTTTCAATTGCCGCTGGTCATGCTGTTTATGGAGCGGATCTCGATTTTTTCGGCTGACGACTATCGTGAAAAACGGCGTATCTCCGTCTTGGTGATCGCCGTATTGTCGATGTTGCTCACACCGGCCGATCCCACGAGCATGATGTTGATGATGATCCCACTCATGGTCCTGTACGAGTTTGGAATCTGGCTGTGCGGCTTCAAAGCCCCATCGGCCAGCCCCTATGCTGAAGAATAG
- a CDS encoding RluA family pseudouridine synthase: MPHYSDKAPVDMILSIIQNSTDALVCPPEVNMAPLEILYSDNHCLAVAKPAKLLTAGDRTGDDTLLERSKEYVKQKYAKPGNVYLGIVQRLDRPTSGVVLFARTSKAAARLTKQFRDRTIEKTYLAIVEGNSGPGDAELVDWLKKDEARNIVSVAEPGTAGAKESRLRYRVLKCSGGRRLLEVRPLTGRSHQIRVQLSSRKMPIVGDRKYGARVGLGGKIALHAASLTFEHPTRREMMTITAELPDYFNELLDAGGA, from the coding sequence ATGCCCCACTATTCGGACAAGGCACCGGTCGATATGATCCTTTCAATCATCCAAAACTCTACAGATGCGCTGGTGTGCCCGCCCGAAGTGAATATGGCTCCACTGGAAATTTTGTACTCAGACAATCATTGTCTCGCCGTTGCCAAACCGGCCAAATTGTTGACGGCCGGTGATCGGACCGGTGACGATACGCTGTTGGAACGCTCCAAGGAATACGTCAAACAGAAGTACGCCAAGCCGGGCAATGTTTATTTGGGAATCGTGCAACGGTTGGATCGGCCGACGTCGGGCGTTGTGCTTTTCGCGCGGACAAGCAAGGCGGCAGCGCGGCTGACGAAGCAGTTTCGCGACCGTACGATTGAGAAGACCTATTTGGCAATCGTCGAGGGGAATTCCGGTCCCGGCGATGCGGAACTGGTGGACTGGCTGAAGAAGGACGAAGCACGGAATATTGTGAGCGTCGCCGAACCGGGAACAGCGGGGGCCAAGGAGTCGCGATTGCGGTATCGCGTGTTGAAGTGCAGTGGTGGACGGAGGTTGCTGGAAGTTCGACCGCTCACGGGGCGAAGCCATCAAATTCGAGTACAATTATCATCCCGAAAGATGCCGATCGTTGGTGACCGTAAATACGGCGCACGCGTGGGACTGGGAGGCAAGATTGCCTTGCATGCTGCTTCGCTGACCTTTGAACATCCGACACGCCGCGAGATGATGACCATCACGGCGGAGTTGCCTGATTATTTCAACGAATTGTTGGATGCGGGCGGCGCCTAA
- a CDS encoding sialidase family protein — translation MSKTISLFFVIICGLTAVVRAETKFAAEFVFPLNAEHNHAPAIVECPNGDLLASWYRGSGERSADDVRVLGARLRKGETKWSPEFLMADTPGFPDCNTAMMIDKDKKLWLFWPTILANTWESAVTNYMTSTDYQGEGAPRWDWKDQIYLKPQDFKDEFLDHVNNHLGNKQPLSKKQLGFLQLAKDTAGEKMYQRLGWMPRCKPTVLKSGRILMPLYTDTYSISIMAVSDDDGKTWYASGPIIDYGNIQPAVLQRDDGTVVAYMRENGFQENIRISESTDDGLTWGPVKNSALPNPGSGLDTVRLKNGHWVMIYNDSTRDRNSLAVSLSEDEGRTWRWTRHLEQHEMGRYHYPAITQAADDTIHAIYTYSVADGKTMKHAAFDEDWIKEGD, via the coding sequence ATGTCGAAAACGATCAGTTTATTTTTTGTCATCATTTGTGGACTAACCGCCGTTGTTCGCGCTGAAACCAAATTTGCGGCGGAGTTCGTGTTTCCGCTCAACGCCGAACACAACCACGCCCCGGCGATTGTGGAATGCCCCAATGGCGACCTTCTGGCTTCGTGGTATCGCGGATCGGGAGAACGCAGCGCCGACGACGTCCGCGTCTTGGGCGCTCGCTTGCGAAAAGGGGAAACCAAATGGAGCCCCGAATTTTTGATGGCCGATACGCCTGGCTTCCCCGACTGCAATACGGCGATGATGATCGACAAAGACAAAAAGCTATGGCTGTTCTGGCCCACGATTTTGGCCAACACCTGGGAATCAGCCGTGACCAATTACATGACCTCAACCGACTATCAAGGAGAAGGAGCTCCGCGTTGGGATTGGAAAGACCAAATCTATCTCAAGCCGCAGGACTTCAAAGACGAGTTCCTGGATCACGTCAACAACCACTTGGGCAACAAGCAACCCCTCTCCAAAAAACAATTGGGATTCCTGCAGTTGGCCAAGGACACCGCCGGCGAAAAAATGTACCAGCGGCTGGGATGGATGCCCCGTTGTAAACCCACCGTGCTCAAAAGCGGACGGATTTTGATGCCGCTGTATACCGACACCTATTCCATCTCGATCATGGCGGTCAGCGATGACGATGGAAAAACCTGGTATGCCAGCGGGCCGATTATCGATTACGGCAATATTCAACCGGCCGTTTTGCAGCGCGATGACGGCACAGTCGTCGCCTATATGCGCGAGAACGGATTTCAAGAAAACATCAGAATCTCGGAATCCACCGACGACGGCCTGACCTGGGGTCCGGTGAAAAATTCCGCACTCCCCAATCCGGGATCCGGCCTGGATACCGTCCGCCTCAAAAACGGCCATTGGGTCATGATCTACAATGATTCAACCCGCGACCGCAATAGCTTGGCCGTCTCGCTTTCTGAAGACGAAGGCCGCACCTGGCGCTGGACACGACACCTGGAACAGCACGAAATGGGACGCTACCATTATCCGGCGATCACTCAGGCTGCTGATGACACAATTCACGCGATTTACACCTATTCTGTCGCTGACGGCAAAACCATGAAGCATGCGGCATTCGACGAAGATTGGATCAAGGAGGGGGATTGA
- a CDS encoding YkgJ family cysteine cluster protein, with translation MPVAQVQRKDLKPDEVLCSYCTAKCCRYFALPIDKPKTWEDFDGIRWYMTHGRISIFVDEGTWYLMVHADCKYLRDDHMCGIYEDRPAICRSYTTDDCEYDNDSVYDKFFESPEQIWEYAEAVLPPRKKKKPYSPTMTVELPLLSGV, from the coding sequence ATGCCTGTTGCACAAGTCCAACGCAAGGATCTCAAACCGGACGAAGTGCTGTGCAGCTACTGCACTGCTAAATGCTGCCGGTATTTCGCATTGCCGATCGACAAACCCAAAACCTGGGAGGATTTCGACGGCATTCGCTGGTACATGACGCACGGACGGATTTCGATCTTTGTGGATGAAGGGACGTGGTATTTGATGGTCCACGCAGACTGTAAATACCTGCGTGACGATCATATGTGCGGCATTTACGAAGACCGTCCGGCGATCTGCCGTTCGTACACGACCGACGATTGCGAATACGACAATGACTCGGTCTACGACAAGTTCTTCGAATCCCCCGAGCAGATTTGGGAATACGCCGAAGCCGTGCTGCCGCCACGGAAGAAGAAGAAACCGTATTCGCCCACTATGACCGTCGAACTTCCGCTGCTAAGTGGTGTCTGA
- a CDS encoding signal peptidase II, protein MPTNRHVWFWLIVVCGTAWDLISKWWVFRDLGYPNGQSQPWLQYDGKNVFYLHTTFNQGALWGMGQGLGWLFAIVGLVAILGICYWLFVRGAASSLWLTITLAFVMVGTLGNLYDRLYLHGCVDRATGEPLHGVRDFLQMNLPLASFTPLNDLHWATYNFADVFLVAGAIMLFLQSFTAPVTSNEAEKSSPKQTTVTA, encoded by the coding sequence GTGCCCACTAACAGACACGTCTGGTTTTGGTTGATAGTCGTCTGTGGTACGGCTTGGGATTTAATCTCTAAGTGGTGGGTATTCAGGGACTTAGGCTACCCAAACGGGCAGAGCCAGCCCTGGCTGCAATATGACGGCAAAAACGTCTTCTATCTGCACACGACGTTCAATCAAGGCGCGCTGTGGGGCATGGGGCAAGGTTTGGGATGGCTGTTTGCCATCGTGGGCCTCGTGGCGATTCTGGGCATTTGCTATTGGCTCTTTGTGCGGGGAGCAGCCAGCAGTCTCTGGCTGACGATCACGCTTGCATTTGTGATGGTCGGAACGCTGGGAAATCTCTACGACCGGCTATATTTGCACGGCTGCGTCGATCGCGCAACGGGAGAACCGCTGCATGGCGTGCGGGATTTCTTGCAGATGAATTTGCCATTGGCAAGTTTCACGCCGCTCAACGATCTGCACTGGGCGACTTATAATTTTGCCGACGTGTTTCTGGTCGCCGGCGCAATCATGCTGTTCTTGCAATCGTTCACGGCGCCTGTGACTTCCAATGAAGCAGAAAAGTCATCCCCCAAGCAGACCACCGTCACAGCCTAA